A section of the Campylobacter lanienae NCTC 13004 genome encodes:
- a CDS encoding methyl-accepting chemotaxis protein, with protein sequence MLSSSIFQTVQTAMNTGDPQIIEKSVHDASLIDGVASLQIYRSDAVSEGFGLEKVVPKDSIIKNQFINPKNYTETIKTDNDHQLRLVTPIIAKSECLACHALAKENDVLGVMDLSYSLNAMDKDLRDKSVMFLLIFAISLIVTVVIVLVVLKKVVITPVLELLNRAKDLSSGDGDLSARISVKSSDEIGQTCKHINVFIEKIQDIVKKAQNSAKSVESETMTLNDNASILLNSTEAGKAQAKESYAISKSISDELEISTDKSSKAAGANKQSYDELEEMIHSLSEVVTHLNEANAKEQEIAQKTISVVSQTEDMKKVLDIIGDIADQTNLLALNAAIEAARAGEMGRGFAVVAEEVRILAEKTNESLDGINSNAQNMIESTRELGEALNKNAKNIASISTSANELMDRAKSTQEATSESMQIVQEVSAMAIDINNKIKTLLNQSQESMEAFNNNAKIVNQFLDVSTNLKDVAIKLEVDLNKFKT encoded by the coding sequence ATGCTTAGTTCGTCGATATTTCAAACCGTTCAAACTGCTATGAATACCGGCGATCCACAAATAATAGAAAAGTCTGTCCATGATGCGAGCTTGATCGATGGGGTGGCGTCTTTGCAAATATATCGTTCAGATGCTGTATCTGAGGGCTTTGGGCTTGAGAAGGTGGTGCCTAAGGATAGCATCATTAAAAATCAGTTTATAAATCCAAAAAACTATACCGAAACTATCAAAACTGATAATGACCATCAATTAAGATTAGTTACGCCAATTATAGCTAAAAGCGAGTGCTTAGCTTGCCATGCCTTAGCTAAAGAAAATGATGTTTTGGGTGTAATGGATCTATCGTATTCTTTAAATGCTATGGATAAAGATCTAAGAGATAAGAGTGTTATGTTTTTGCTGATATTTGCTATATCGCTCATTGTAACTGTAGTTATAGTTTTGGTGGTGTTAAAAAAAGTTGTTATAACCCCAGTTTTAGAACTACTCAATCGTGCTAAGGATCTAAGTAGTGGCGATGGCGATTTAAGTGCTAGAATTTCAGTTAAAAGTAGTGATGAGATAGGTCAGACTTGCAAACATATCAATGTTTTTATAGAAAAAATTCAAGATATAGTCAAAAAAGCTCAAAATAGTGCTAAGAGTGTAGAGAGTGAGACAATGACATTAAATGACAACGCCTCAATCCTCCTAAATAGCACAGAAGCAGGAAAAGCTCAAGCCAAAGAGTCATACGCAATTAGTAAAAGCATATCCGATGAGTTAGAGATTTCAACTGACAAATCAAGTAAAGCAGCCGGCGCTAATAAACAATCTTATGATGAGTTAGAAGAGATGATACACTCTCTTAGTGAAGTTGTAACTCATCTAAATGAAGCAAATGCTAAAGAGCAAGAGATAGCACAAAAAACAATAAGCGTAGTTAGCCAAACCGAAGATATGAAAAAGGTATTAGATATCATAGGCGATATAGCTGATCAAACTAATTTACTTGCGTTAAATGCGGCTATAGAGGCAGCGCGCGCTGGAGAGATGGGAAGGGGATTTGCCGTAGTGGCCGAAGAGGTTAGAATACTAGCTGAAAAGACAAATGAATCTTTAGACGGTATAAATTCAAATGCTCAAAATATGATAGAATCCACAAGAGAATTAGGCGAAGCTCTCAATAAAAATGCCAAAAATATCGCTTCTATTAGTACAAGTGCCAATGAATTAATGGATAGAGCTAAATCCACTCAAGAGGCCACAAGCGAATCTATGCAAATAGTCCAGGAAGTCTCTGCTATGGCAATTGATATTAATAACAAAATCAAAACTCTATTAAACCAATCTCAAGAGTCTATGGAGGCTTTCAATAATAATGCTAAGATAGTTAATCAATTCTTAGATGTATCAACTAACTTAAAAGATGTAGCCATCAAGCTAGAAGTCGATCTTAATAAATTCAAAACCTAA
- the yidD gene encoding membrane protein insertion efficiency factor YidD has translation MKIATSLVVFYKKYISPLLPRSCRYYPSCSEYALWHLSHSGTISSIFAITLRILRCNQLFKGGIDYPIIKRKFASSYIFFKHSCVEPKFWLIKQKKDKFYLIKAFDLSKDKKC, from the coding sequence ATGAAAATTGCTACTAGTTTGGTTGTTTTTTATAAAAAATATATTTCACCACTATTACCAAGGTCGTGTAGATACTATCCTAGCTGTTCAGAGTATGCTCTTTGGCATTTAAGCCATAGTGGCACCATAAGCTCTATATTTGCTATTACTCTTAGAATTCTGCGATGCAATCAGCTCTTTAAAGGCGGTATAGATTATCCTATTATTAAAAGGAAATTCGCCTCATCTTATATATTTTTCAAACATAGTTGTGTAGAGCCGAAATTTTGGCTCATTAAACAAAAAAAAGATAAATTTTATTTAATAAAAGCATTTGACTTATCAAAGGATAAAAAGTGTTAG
- the purH gene encoding bifunctional phosphoribosylaminoimidazolecarboxamide formyltransferase/IMP cyclohydrolase, giving the protein MRALISVSDKSGVVEFALGLEDLGFEILSTGGTYKTLKDSGVKVIEVSEFTASPEMFEGRIKTLHPKIHGGILYKRDNLTHMEQAQKHDIKNIDLVCVNLYPFKETTIRTDDFEEIIENIDIGGPTMVRSAAKNFKDVLIVTDINDYNIVLKALKEGADSYEFRRDLMIKAYEHTASYDSMIANYMNDRFNSGFGAKRFIAGSKVFDTRYGENPHQKGAAYEFDSFLSLNFTQLKGEASFNNMTDINSAVAIASAFGDAPAVAICKHANPCGFAIGDNELDSYIKALKCDPVSAFGGVVAINGTLTKELALKTKEIFIEVIIAANIEDGVLEIYSDKKRTKIFTQNNKFLVTSGNKWDFKHIDGGFVFQEKDSISDAEVDNAKQVTIKAANPSEIKDLKIAWKIAALTKSNCVVYVKDSTLLAIGMGMTSRVDAARAAVAKANDMGIDLKGCALASEAFFPFPDSIEIASSVGVANVIQPGGSIRDDDVIEAANKAGMSMYFTGIRHFLH; this is encoded by the coding sequence ATGAGAGCGTTAATTAGCGTTAGTGATAAGAGTGGTGTAGTGGAGTTTGCCTTAGGACTTGAGGATTTGGGCTTTGAGATTTTAAGCACAGGCGGGACATATAAAACTTTAAAAGATAGTGGAGTGAAAGTTATAGAAGTTAGCGAATTTACTGCTAGTCCAGAGATGTTTGAAGGTAGGATAAAGACTCTTCACCCTAAAATTCACGGCGGAATTTTGTATAAAAGAGATAATCTAACTCACATGGAACAAGCTCAAAAGCATGATATAAAAAACATTGATCTAGTTTGTGTGAATTTATATCCTTTTAAAGAGACTACAATTCGCACAGATGATTTTGAAGAGATTATCGAAAATATCGATATCGGTGGGCCTACAATGGTGCGAAGCGCTGCTAAGAATTTTAAAGATGTTTTGATAGTTACTGATATTAATGATTATAATATCGTCTTAAAAGCCCTTAAAGAGGGCGCTGATAGCTATGAATTTAGACGAGATTTAATGATAAAAGCATATGAGCATACAGCGTCATACGACTCAATGATAGCAAACTATATGAATGATAGATTTAATAGTGGATTTGGTGCTAAGAGATTTATAGCCGGCTCAAAAGTATTTGATACAAGATATGGAGAAAATCCGCACCAAAAGGGCGCTGCGTATGAATTTGATAGCTTTTTGAGTCTGAATTTCACTCAATTAAAAGGTGAAGCAAGTTTTAATAATATGACCGATATCAACTCTGCTGTAGCGATAGCTTCAGCATTTGGTGATGCGCCAGCTGTTGCTATATGCAAGCATGCCAATCCGTGTGGCTTTGCTATTGGAGATAATGAGTTAGATAGCTATATTAAGGCTTTAAAGTGCGATCCGGTTAGTGCTTTTGGTGGCGTAGTGGCTATAAATGGTACACTCACAAAAGAGTTAGCTCTAAAAACCAAAGAGATATTTATAGAAGTTATAATCGCTGCTAATATAGAAGATGGAGTTTTAGAGATTTATAGCGATAAAAAACGCACCAAAATCTTTACACAAAACAATAAATTTCTAGTAACTTCTGGCAATAAATGGGATTTTAAACATATTGATGGTGGTTTTGTATTCCAAGAAAAAGATAGTATAAGCGATGCTGAAGTAGATAATGCTAAACAAGTTACGATAAAAGCCGCCAATCCTAGCGAGATAAAAGATCTAAAAATAGCATGGAAAATAGCCGCTTTAACTAAGTCAAACTGCGTTGTATATGTCAAAGATAGCACACTTTTAGCAATAGGTATGGGGATGACTAGCAGAGTCGATGCAGCTCGTGCCGCAGTAGCGAAAGCTAATGATATGGGTATAGATTTAAAGGGTTGTGCGTTGGCTAGTGAAGCGTTTTTTCCATTTCCTGATAGTATAGAGATTGCTTCTAGTGTTGGCGTAGCTAATGTGATCCAACCGGGTGGCTCAATCCGTGATGATGATGTGATAGAAGCAGCTAATAAAGCTGGGATGAGTATGTATTTTACCGGTATTAGGCACTTTTTACACTAA
- the purL gene encoding phosphoribosylformylglycinamidine synthase subunit PurL: protein MDKKTIQAHKISDDEYEKILEILGREPNLLELGIFSAMWSEHCSYKSSKKYLNGFPTKAPWVLQGPGENAGVIDCGDGIAAVFKMESHNHPSFIEPFAGAATGVGGIFRDIFTMGARVEASMNSLRFGQVRGDTKTSRHQRYLVKGVVSGISHYGNCMGVPTVGGETTFDESFNGNILVNAFGLGICKSDEIFYAKAEGVGNPVIYVGSKTGRDGLGGAVMSSDSFNEENKSLRPTVQVGDPFAEKLLMEACLELFKCDYIVGIQDMGAAGLTSSSFEMAGRSGSGMKMYLDRVPMRESGMTPYELMLSESQERMLICAKKGYEDKIKEIFDKWDLDAEIIGEVTDSGIMELYWHGELAGSVPIAPLSEAAPILNRPTSRPKYLDEISKITINNLPKISNQDAFNLLIRDLNVSNKSLIYDQYDSTVGTNVIKKAGKLGAAVMRIKENNRSIAMGMECNTRHNYVDPKIGAAAAVAASGRKVAMSGATPLAITDCLNYGNPQNPEVMWQFAQGCEGIKEACAALNTPVVSGNVSLYNETDGVSIQPTPSIVSVGVGDRADRNLISEFSRDGVGIYLLGKTTGEFAGSLYMKAVANLCAGELKEIDYRAERALWDLVIEANKDGILEFANSVGVGGIAITLAKMAAVSSIGFSGEIKFSDDRFIFDESFSRAIVGVKDELKFKDLAKKYGVELIKIGLSGGDEFVLNDIKISLKDLQDIYFSEFATIIKSED from the coding sequence ATGGATAAAAAGACAATACAAGCACACAAAATTAGCGATGATGAGTATGAAAAGATATTAGAGATTTTAGGCCGTGAGCCAAATTTGCTTGAGCTTGGTATATTTTCTGCGATGTGGAGTGAGCATTGTAGCTATAAATCTAGCAAAAAATATCTAAATGGCTTTCCTACCAAAGCCCCTTGGGTACTTCAAGGTCCAGGCGAAAATGCTGGGGTGATAGATTGCGGTGATGGTATTGCAGCTGTATTTAAGATGGAGAGCCATAATCATCCAAGCTTTATAGAGCCATTTGCTGGCGCTGCTACTGGAGTTGGTGGTATTTTTAGAGATATTTTTACGATGGGTGCGAGAGTTGAAGCGAGCATGAACTCACTTAGATTTGGTCAAGTGCGTGGCGATACAAAGACTAGTCGCCATCAACGCTATTTAGTAAAGGGCGTAGTATCTGGTATCAGTCACTATGGCAATTGTATGGGTGTGCCAACAGTAGGTGGTGAGACTACATTTGATGAGAGTTTTAATGGCAATATCTTGGTTAATGCTTTTGGACTTGGAATTTGTAAAAGCGATGAGATATTTTATGCTAAGGCTGAAGGTGTAGGAAATCCTGTTATCTATGTCGGTTCAAAGACTGGTAGAGATGGCTTAGGCGGGGCTGTGATGTCAAGTGATAGCTTTAATGAAGAGAATAAATCTTTAAGGCCAACCGTTCAAGTAGGCGATCCATTTGCTGAAAAGCTATTAATGGAGGCTTGTTTGGAGCTATTTAAGTGCGATTATATTGTTGGAATTCAAGATATGGGCGCAGCCGGACTTACATCAAGTAGCTTCGAGATGGCAGGCAGAAGTGGTAGTGGTATGAAGATGTATCTAGATAGAGTTCCTATGCGTGAGAGCGGAATGACTCCATATGAGCTAATGCTTAGCGAATCTCAAGAGAGAATGTTGATTTGTGCTAAAAAGGGCTATGAAGATAAGATTAAAGAAATATTTGATAAATGGGATTTGGATGCTGAGATTATAGGTGAGGTAACTGATAGTGGTATAATGGAGCTTTATTGGCATGGAGAGCTAGCTGGTAGTGTGCCGATCGCTCCACTTAGCGAGGCTGCACCTATACTAAATCGCCCAACTAGCAGACCAAAATACCTTGATGAAATTTCAAAAATCACTATAAATAACCTACCAAAAATCAGTAATCAAGATGCCTTTAATCTACTAATTAGAGATTTAAATGTATCAAATAAGAGCTTGATCTATGATCAATACGACTCAACAGTAGGCACAAATGTGATTAAAAAAGCTGGTAAATTAGGCGCTGCTGTGATGAGAATCAAAGAGAATAATAGATCCATTGCTATGGGTATGGAGTGTAATACAAGGCATAATTATGTCGATCCTAAAATCGGTGCGGCGGCCGCCGTGGCAGCTAGCGGTAGAAAGGTTGCTATGAGTGGGGCAACTCCACTAGCTATTACTGATTGTCTAAACTACGGCAATCCACAAAATCCAGAAGTTATGTGGCAGTTCGCACAAGGTTGTGAAGGGATCAAAGAGGCATGCGCAGCGCTTAATACCCCGGTAGTTAGTGGAAATGTAAGTTTGTATAATGAAACAGATGGAGTTAGCATCCAGCCTACGCCAAGTATAGTATCAGTAGGCGTTGGCGATAGAGCTGATAGAAATTTGATTAGTGAGTTTAGCCGTGATGGTGTGGGTATCTATCTTTTAGGCAAAACCACAGGCGAATTCGCCGGATCGCTATATATGAAAGCGGTGGCAAATTTATGCGCAGGAGAGTTAAAAGAGATAGATTATAGAGCTGAAAGAGCGCTTTGGGATTTGGTGATTGAAGCTAATAAAGATGGAATTTTGGAATTTGCTAATAGCGTTGGAGTTGGCGGTATAGCTATTACTTTGGCTAAGATGGCGGCTGTTAGCTCTATTGGTTTTAGTGGTGAGATTAAATTTAGCGATGATCGCTTTATCTTTGATGAGAGCTTTTCTAGGGCTATTGTAGGGGTTAAAGATGAGCTTAAATTTAAAGATTTGGCTAAAAAATATGGAGTTGAGCTTATCAAAATTGGCTTAAGCGGTGGCGATGAGTTTGTTTTAAATGATATTAAAATTAGCTTAAAAGATCTGCAAGATATCTATTTTAGCGAGTTTGCGACTATTATTAAAAGTGAAGATTGA
- the mnmE gene encoding tRNA uridine-5-carboxymethylaminomethyl(34) synthesis GTPase MnmE — MNIVALATPYGVGAISIIRLSGTDALSIAKKICGDLTPRIAHLRDLKDKFGNILDEAIVIYFKAPFSFTGEDVVEFQTHGGVVVANLIIDEILSHGARIANPGEFSKRALLNGKIDLAKAESIQGLINARSEGAAKILARVMSGELALFCDNLRDELISALAYSETCIDYADDDLPADIMNQIKQKLEQISSKLDNIVSISNSKKGLIDGYKVAIIGTPNVGKSSILNSLLNYERAIISDTPGTTRDTIEEQIKIGTHLVRIIDTAGIRHSDHDIENIGIEYSKRAANNADIIICVFDSSRVANSEDMEILNFVNSLNKKVIFVLNKSDLEFKFDLKLDAILLSAKDNSNALKSSIQEYLNSQDTNEIMLSSNRQIKACEDAKSAIDRALELLDESVLELFAYEINIAIKEIGSITKPLQNSEILDKMFSNFCLGK, encoded by the coding sequence ATGAATATAGTAGCACTCGCAACTCCGTATGGCGTTGGTGCCATATCTATCATTAGGCTTAGCGGCACAGATGCTTTGAGTATTGCGAAAAAAATTTGTGGTGATTTAACCCCTAGAATCGCACATTTAAGGGATTTAAAGGATAAATTTGGCAATATCTTAGATGAAGCAATTGTGATATATTTTAAGGCACCATTTAGCTTTACTGGTGAGGATGTGGTGGAGTTTCAGACTCACGGCGGAGTGGTTGTGGCGAATTTGATTATTGATGAGATTTTATCACATGGGGCTAGAATTGCTAATCCGGGTGAGTTTAGCAAAAGAGCACTATTAAATGGCAAAATTGATCTAGCTAAAGCCGAGAGTATCCAAGGATTGATAAATGCTAGAAGCGAGGGTGCGGCTAAAATTTTAGCTAGAGTTATGAGTGGCGAGTTGGCTCTGTTTTGCGATAATTTGCGAGATGAATTGATATCGGCTTTGGCTTATAGCGAGACTTGTATTGACTATGCTGATGATGATTTACCAGCTGATATAATGAATCAAATCAAACAAAAATTAGAGCAAATTTCATCAAAATTAGATAATATAGTATCTATTTCAAATTCCAAAAAAGGGTTAATCGATGGCTACAAAGTAGCAATAATCGGCACACCTAATGTAGGCAAAAGCTCTATTTTAAATTCACTTTTAAACTATGAACGAGCCATAATCAGTGATACCCCAGGAACGACAAGGGACACCATCGAAGAACAGATCAAAATCGGCACCCATTTAGTGCGTATAATCGACACAGCAGGGATTAGGCATAGCGATCACGATATAGAAAATATCGGCATCGAATATTCCAAAAGAGCAGCAAATAACGCCGATATAATCATCTGTGTATTTGATAGCTCAAGGGTGGCTAATAGCGAAGATATGGAGATTTTAAATTTCGTAAATAGTCTAAATAAAAAGGTGATTTTTGTTTTAAATAAATCTGATTTGGAATTTAAATTCGATCTTAAACTTGATGCGATTTTGCTTAGTGCTAAAGATAATTCTAACGCTCTAAAATCATCAATCCAAGAGTATCTAAACTCACAAGATACAAATGAGATAATGCTAAGCTCAAATAGACAGATAAAGGCGTGCGAAGATGCTAAAAGTGCGATAGATAGGGCACTTGAGTTATTAGATGAATCCGTGCTTGAGCTATTTGCTTATGAGATAAATATAGCTATAAAAGAGATAGGCAGTATCACAAAACCGCTACAAAATTCTGAAATTTTAGATAAAATGTTTAGCAATTTTTGCCTAGGAAAATAA
- a CDS encoding Jag N-terminal domain-containing protein encodes MKIEAKDLQNAYIKAANELGCSAMNLEVTEIRAPRKGFLGFFQKDGLFEVVIKKDDEKRVKKPKNDRVERVEKSEKSHRLDKPKHHKFESNSNDDKFDTPSIDIKAEPIKPAPKKSTLNIDQSIFDSFHKFDDNQSSVSLDNILLEIRAGLDRLLKASSFDIEIVELSIYDSDTIYIKLDGGDAALMIGKEGYRYKALSYLLFNWINARYNKGIRLEIAEFLKNQENGMSLYLSTIIERVELIGKAQTKPLDGVLVKIALEQLRQRFPDKYVGIKNSDEGKFIVINDFHKK; translated from the coding sequence ATTAAAATTGAAGCTAAAGATTTACAAAATGCATATATAAAAGCAGCTAACGAGCTTGGCTGCTCTGCTATGAATTTAGAAGTTACAGAGATAAGAGCGCCTAGAAAGGGCTTTTTAGGCTTTTTTCAAAAAGATGGGCTTTTTGAAGTAGTTATAAAAAAAGATGATGAAAAAAGAGTCAAAAAGCCTAAAAATGACAGAGTAGAAAGAGTAGAAAAGAGCGAAAAATCGCATAGATTAGATAAGCCTAAACACCATAAATTCGAATCCAATAGTAACGATGATAAATTTGATACTCCTAGTATTGATATTAAAGCTGAGCCTATAAAGCCAGCACCCAAAAAATCCACTTTAAATATAGATCAATCTATTTTTGACTCATTTCATAAATTTGATGATAATCAATCTAGCGTATCTTTGGATAATATCTTATTAGAGATTAGAGCTGGGCTTGATAGATTGCTTAAGGCTAGTTCATTTGATATTGAGATTGTAGAGCTATCGATTTATGACTCAGATACCATATATATCAAACTTGATGGCGGTGACGCAGCACTAATGATTGGTAAAGAGGGTTATAGATATAAAGCACTTTCATATCTATTGTTTAATTGGATAAATGCTAGATATAATAAAGGAATTCGCCTAGAGATAGCTGAATTTTTAAAAAACCAAGAGAATGGTATGAGTCTGTATCTAAGCACAATTATAGAAAGAGTAGAATTAATAGGCAAGGCGCAAACCAAGCCACTTGATGGAGTTTTAGTCAAGATCGCATTAGAGCAGTTAAGGCAGAGATTTCCAGATAAATATGTTGGGATCAAAAATAGCGATGAAGGCAAATTTATCGTTATAAATGATTTTCATAAAAAATGA
- a CDS encoding acyl-CoA thioesterase, with amino-acid sequence MKDMGEPRIKIVAMPSDTNPAGNIFGGWILSQIDLAGAIAARELAQIRVVTISMKEVIFKEPVFIGDIVSCYAKITHVGSTSITTKVKVVVQRLNAQGFCECVPVTTAEVTYVSVDEKGEKKPIDSDWKRLHGF; translated from the coding sequence ATGAAAGATATGGGCGAACCAAGAATCAAAATTGTCGCTATGCCAAGCGATACAAATCCTGCGGGAAATATTTTCGGCGGGTGGATTTTATCTCAAATAGATTTAGCTGGAGCTATAGCAGCTAGGGAGTTGGCGCAGATTAGGGTTGTTACAATTTCAATGAAAGAAGTTATCTTTAAAGAGCCAGTTTTTATAGGTGATATTGTCAGTTGCTATGCCAAAATCACGCATGTAGGTAGCACCTCTATTACAACAAAGGTAAAGGTAGTAGTCCAAAGATTAAACGCTCAAGGCTTTTGCGAGTGCGTCCCAGTAACTACTGCTGAGGTCACCTATGTAAGTGTAGATGAAAAAGGCGAGAAAAAGCCTATAGATAGCGATTGGAAAAGACTTCATGGATTTTGA
- the yidC gene encoding membrane protein insertase YidC, with translation MLDKLSTQKRLIIATVISVLFFIVYDAFLAPKRPLDINKTIEQNQSAPATKTEANQSPAPKQTSKTIATIDGATYTATIDELGRISTFTLKDSKFKNENGEQISLLKPSSPLPLEIRFSNSAINKESFKVAYSTNSDKIDASTAPATITLSQKLQSLEVIKNITFYPDGSYDLDLKVSSNDEYFISAGFRPVVAVDGYTVHGVLLRKDDDSLEIIEDGDAKGNEIFRSVDLLANSDRYYTTLFYDDKRSMEVFIQNDNEDNTLSFVRNIGNFTAKGYIGPKDYKILKSINPSLVDTIEYGWFTFIAKPAFLLLDWLYSFIGNWGFAIVALTIIIRIVLFPLTYKGMVSMNKLKDLAPKMKEIQTKYKGDPQKINAHVMELYRKHGANPMGGCLPILIQIPIFFAIYRVLLNAIELKGAEWILWINDLAELDPYFILPILMGVTMYIQQHITPTNFTDPMQAKIMKFLPLIFTFFFITFPAGLTLYWFINNLCSIAQQMVVNRIFERHKSQEIAEKRHGH, from the coding sequence GTGTTAGATAAACTTTCAACCCAAAAAAGATTGATTATAGCTACGGTTATATCTGTGTTATTTTTTATCGTTTATGATGCATTCTTAGCACCAAAACGACCACTAGATATCAATAAAACCATAGAGCAAAATCAGAGCGCTCCAGCCACCAAAACAGAGGCAAATCAATCCCCAGCACCAAAACAGACAAGCAAAACTATCGCTACAATAGATGGCGCTACCTATACAGCTACAATTGATGAATTAGGTAGAATTAGCACTTTTACTTTAAAAGATTCTAAATTTAAAAACGAAAATGGCGAACAGATATCTCTTTTAAAGCCTAGCTCACCACTTCCATTAGAAATTCGCTTTTCAAATAGTGCTATAAATAAGGAGTCTTTCAAAGTAGCATATAGCACAAATAGTGATAAAATAGACGCTAGCACAGCCCCAGCTACCATCACTCTTAGCCAAAAATTACAATCACTAGAGGTGATTAAAAATATAACTTTTTATCCAGATGGCTCATACGATCTTGATCTTAAAGTAAGCTCAAATGATGAATACTTCATTAGCGCAGGATTTCGCCCAGTTGTAGCAGTAGATGGATATACTGTTCATGGGGTTTTGCTTAGAAAAGATGATGATAGCTTAGAGATAATCGAAGATGGTGATGCAAAGGGCAATGAGATCTTTAGAAGTGTGGATTTGCTAGCAAATAGCGATAGATACTATACTACGCTATTTTATGATGATAAGAGATCTATGGAGGTCTTTATCCAAAATGATAATGAAGATAATACTCTAAGCTTTGTTAGAAATATTGGAAATTTCACTGCTAAGGGTTATATCGGGCCAAAAGATTATAAAATTTTAAAATCGATCAATCCAAGCTTGGTTGATACAATTGAGTATGGTTGGTTTACTTTTATTGCTAAACCGGCGTTTTTGTTGCTTGATTGGCTATACTCATTTATAGGCAATTGGGGCTTTGCTATTGTGGCTTTGACTATTATTATACGAATAGTTTTATTCCCGCTTACATATAAAGGGATGGTATCTATGAATAAATTAAAAGATCTAGCCCCTAAAATGAAAGAGATCCAAACCAAATATAAAGGCGATCCACAAAAGATCAACGCCCATGTAATGGAGCTATATAGAAAACATGGCGCTAATCCTATGGGTGGATGTTTGCCAATTTTAATCCAAATTCCAATTTTCTTTGCAATTTATAGGGTTTTACTAAATGCTATTGAGTTAAAGGGTGCTGAGTGGATTTTATGGATTAATGATCTTGCGGAGCTAGATCCATACTTTATATTACCGATACTTATGGGTGTTACTATGTATATCCAGCAGCACATTACGCCAACGAATTTTACCGATCCTATGCAAGCTAAGATTATGAAATTTCTACCTTTGATATTTACATTTTTCTTTATCACTTTCCCAGCGGGGCTTACACTTTATTGGTTTATCAATAATCTATGCTCAATAGCACAACAAATGGTTGTAAATAGAATATTTGAGCGACATAAATCTCAAGAGATAGCGGAGAAGCGTCATGGGCATTAA